In Rhizobium jaguaris, a single window of DNA contains:
- a CDS encoding proline racemase family protein: MAFKRTIHAVDTHAGTPMRVVTGGIPNIPGNSVYEKMKWLESNDDQLRKLLLREPRGYSAHCCNIIVPPTHPEADAGYIIMEQIEYPVMSGGNTISVVTVLLEMGMLPMKEPVTELVLEAPAGLIRIRAECQNGKVKNVTFKNVPAFAAHLDAVIDVPHLGKVTVDVGWGGMFYAIADVRQFRGLELKPEHGREIARISSMIREAAIEQLPVSHPDYPGVGITISQLSGPTDDPRADWKNTVTMASGDFSWDNPATWTGALDRCPCGTGTCAKMAVLHAKGELPLNQDFRHQGILGNIYTGRLVEEARVGDRNAVVPTVSGTSWICGINTIVLDNDDPFVEGFTVGDTWA, encoded by the coding sequence ATGGCATTCAAACGAACAATCCACGCCGTTGATACGCATGCCGGCACGCCAATGCGCGTCGTCACCGGAGGTATTCCGAACATTCCCGGCAACTCCGTTTACGAAAAGATGAAGTGGCTTGAGAGCAACGACGATCAGCTGCGCAAGCTGCTGCTCCGCGAGCCCCGTGGGTATTCTGCACATTGTTGCAACATCATCGTGCCCCCCACTCATCCGGAGGCAGACGCAGGCTACATCATCATGGAACAGATCGAGTATCCCGTCATGTCCGGCGGAAACACGATCTCTGTGGTCACCGTGCTGCTGGAAATGGGAATGCTGCCCATGAAAGAACCCGTGACGGAGCTGGTTCTCGAGGCGCCTGCGGGCCTGATCCGCATCAGGGCGGAATGCCAAAATGGGAAAGTGAAGAACGTCACCTTCAAGAACGTTCCGGCGTTTGCCGCACATCTGGACGCCGTGATCGATGTGCCGCACCTCGGAAAGGTGACCGTCGACGTCGGCTGGGGCGGGATGTTCTATGCGATCGCGGACGTCCGGCAGTTCCGGGGCCTCGAACTGAAACCCGAGCACGGTAGGGAAATCGCGAGAATTTCATCGATGATCAGGGAGGCCGCCATCGAACAGTTGCCGGTCTCGCATCCAGACTACCCCGGCGTCGGCATCACGATTTCGCAGCTGTCCGGACCGACCGACGATCCCCGCGCCGACTGGAAGAACACCGTAACAATGGCTTCCGGCGACTTCTCCTGGGACAATCCCGCCACTTGGACCGGCGCACTGGATCGTTGCCCATGCGGCACCGGCACATGTGCGAAGATGGCAGTCTTGCATGCGAAGGGCGAACTGCCGCTCAATCAGGATTTCCGGCATCAGGGGATTCTCGGGAACATCTACACAGGCAGGCTCGTCGAAGAAGCCAGGGTCGGCGACAGGAACGCGGTTGTGCCGACTGTCAGCGGAACAAGCTGGATCTGCGGGATCAACACGATCGTGCTGGATAACGACGATCCCTTCGTTGAGGGGTTTACTGTCGGAGACACTTGGGCCTGA
- a CDS encoding Ldh family oxidoreductase — MSEDVVLSQFEARELAVRACLVTGASQASARSLVDATLSAAIFGPPTLGFPHFVDYLNAFAEGRIKCDPTPTFEHAFPAYLVADADGGIAQLGFDLAFTELVEATRRFGVAVFTQTNSYTAGELGYYVRRLAGEGIIGLAAANANAMVAAKPGGAAVYSTNPMAFGFPLGDQTPPLIIDQASSATAYVNIVRAAAEGQPIPEGWAVDENGLPTQDAAKALAGALLPFGGRKGGNVALFVEMLSAGLSGGPWSLDAPDFRSGDASPAVGLSVIAIMPGLAGDDCMRRAHAQTVRLHDYGVFIPGVTGIPFPPSPSDGLKIPSTVFEAISRIATHGKELG, encoded by the coding sequence ATGTCAGAAGACGTCGTACTTAGCCAATTCGAAGCCCGAGAACTGGCCGTTCGAGCGTGCCTGGTCACCGGCGCCAGCCAGGCGAGCGCCCGTTCCCTTGTCGACGCCACATTGTCGGCGGCGATCTTCGGCCCGCCGACCCTTGGCTTCCCCCATTTCGTGGACTATCTGAACGCCTTTGCAGAAGGTCGTATCAAGTGTGATCCGACACCGACTTTCGAGCATGCTTTCCCGGCATATTTGGTCGCCGACGCCGATGGTGGGATAGCTCAGCTCGGTTTTGACCTTGCCTTTACGGAGCTGGTCGAAGCCACGCGCAGATTCGGCGTTGCGGTATTTACCCAAACCAATAGCTATACCGCAGGAGAACTGGGCTACTATGTACGTAGGCTCGCGGGCGAAGGGATCATCGGGCTGGCGGCGGCGAACGCGAATGCCATGGTGGCAGCGAAGCCAGGAGGTGCGGCGGTCTACAGCACGAACCCCATGGCGTTCGGTTTTCCGCTTGGTGACCAGACGCCGCCCTTGATTATCGACCAGGCTTCCAGCGCGACTGCCTATGTCAACATCGTTCGTGCCGCCGCCGAGGGCCAGCCGATCCCTGAAGGCTGGGCGGTAGACGAAAACGGCCTGCCCACGCAGGACGCGGCCAAGGCGCTGGCCGGAGCCCTGCTGCCGTTCGGCGGACGCAAGGGCGGGAACGTGGCGTTGTTCGTGGAAATGTTGTCCGCCGGCCTGTCAGGAGGACCATGGTCGCTGGATGCTCCAGACTTCAGATCGGGCGACGCATCCCCGGCAGTTGGTCTTAGCGTGATTGCGATCATGCCTGGGCTTGCCGGAGACGATTGCATGCGTCGTGCGCATGCCCAGACGGTTCGCCTGCACGATTACGGCGTGTTCATCCCCGGCGTCACCGGCATTCCGTTCCCGCCTTCCCCTTCGGATGGATTGAAGATTCCGAGCACCGTTTTCGAGGCGATCAGTCGGATTGCTACGCACGGAAAAGAACTCGGGTAG